The Vicinamibacteria bacterium genome has a window encoding:
- the zwf gene encoding glucose-6-phosphate dehydrogenase encodes MAKAMTETDPPSTHVAPPCVMVIFGAAGDLTKRKLIPALCNLARENLLSPQFALIGYSSGDITTEAFREQVGRDIQTFATSPVPPETVNWLLPRIYYLKADFQDAGAYTRLKELLATVEKEHGTQGNRFYYLAVAPRFFGEIVCQLGHAGLTTEHNHQWSRVIIEKPFGRDLDSARALNAEIKQVLDEHQIYRIDHYLGKETVQNLMVFRFGNGIYEPIWNRRYIDHVQITAAETVGVEKRGGYYDSAGALRDMVPNHLFQLVSLTAMEPPISFQADAVRDEQAKVLRAIQPLTPEDVLTQAVRGQYGEGDVGKERVPGYREEPNVPPDSPTDTFVALKLGIENWRWAGVPFYLRTGKRLAKRVTEIAIQFRRAPFLLFRDTTVERLRRNRLVVHIQPDEGISLSFGAKIPGPVMQVGTVDMDFKYNDYFGSTPSTGYERLLYDCMIGDATLFQRADMVEAGWNVITPLLDVWKALQPRSFPNYPAGSWGPKEADDLLARDEREWRKIE; translated from the coding sequence GTGATCTTCGGGGCCGCGGGCGACCTCACCAAGCGCAAGCTGATCCCCGCCCTCTGCAACCTGGCCCGGGAGAACCTGCTCTCGCCCCAATTCGCGCTGATCGGCTACTCCTCGGGCGATATCACCACCGAGGCCTTCCGCGAGCAGGTCGGCCGGGACATCCAGACCTTCGCCACCAGCCCCGTGCCGCCCGAGACCGTGAACTGGCTCCTGCCCCGCATCTATTACTTGAAGGCCGACTTCCAGGACGCGGGCGCGTACACCCGCCTGAAGGAGCTCTTGGCCACGGTGGAGAAAGAACACGGGACCCAGGGGAACCGTTTCTACTACCTGGCCGTGGCCCCGCGCTTCTTCGGCGAGATCGTGTGTCAGCTGGGTCACGCGGGCCTCACCACCGAGCACAACCACCAGTGGAGCCGGGTGATCATCGAGAAGCCGTTCGGCCGGGACCTGGACAGCGCGCGCGCCCTCAACGCCGAGATCAAGCAGGTCCTGGACGAGCACCAGATCTACCGCATCGACCACTACCTCGGCAAGGAGACGGTGCAGAACCTCATGGTGTTCCGGTTCGGCAACGGGATCTACGAGCCGATCTGGAACCGCCGCTACATCGACCACGTGCAGATCACGGCCGCGGAGACGGTGGGGGTGGAGAAGCGGGGTGGCTACTACGACAGCGCCGGCGCCCTGCGCGACATGGTGCCCAACCACCTCTTCCAGCTCGTCTCCCTCACGGCCATGGAGCCGCCCATCTCCTTTCAGGCCGACGCTGTGCGCGACGAGCAGGCCAAGGTCCTGCGCGCGATCCAGCCCCTGACCCCGGAGGACGTGCTGACCCAGGCCGTGCGGGGGCAGTACGGGGAAGGTGACGTGGGCAAGGAGCGGGTGCCCGGTTACCGGGAGGAGCCCAACGTGCCCCCCGACTCCCCCACCGACACCTTCGTCGCCTTGAAGCTTGGGATCGAGAACTGGCGCTGGGCGGGCGTGCCCTTCTATCTGCGCACGGGCAAGCGCCTGGCCAAGCGGGTCACCGAGATCGCCATCCAGTTCCGGAGGGCGCCCTTCCTGCTCTTCCGCGACACCACCGTCGAGCGTCTGCGCCGGAACCGCCTGGTCGTCCACATCCAGCCCGACGAGGGCATCTCCCTGAGCTTCGGGGCCAAGATTCCCGGCCCCGTCATGCAGGTCGGCACCGTGGACATGGACTTCAAGTACAACGACTATTTCGGCAGCACGCCCAGCACTGGCTACGAGCGGCTGCTTTACGACTGCATGATCGGTGACGCCACCCTCTTCCAGCGCGCGGACATGGTGGAGGCGGGCTGGAACGTGATCACGCCCCTCCTCGACGTCTGGAAGGCGCTGCAGCCTCGCTCCTTCCCCAACTACCCGGCCGGCTCCTGGGGGCCCAAGGAGGCGGACGATCTCCTGGCGCGCGACGAGCGGGAGTGGCGGAAGATCGAGTGA
- the pgl gene encoding 6-phosphogluconolactonase — protein MKTEIRVVEDGAELARAGADEFRGRALEAVAAGGAFRVVLSGGSTPRSLFSLLAGEPYRAQLPWDAIHFFWGDERPVPPDHPDSNYGMARETLLSRVPVPPANVHRIPGEEEDAGAAAAAYERTLKGFFRLTGEERPRFDLVYLGLGPDGHTASLFPGTKALHEERRLVVANWVGKLYTHRITLTAPVLNAAALVVFLVAGADKAVPLKAVLEGPREPDQLPAQLVRPEGGRLVWLVDRSAAARLGSGHS, from the coding sequence ATGAAGACCGAGATCCGGGTGGTCGAGGACGGGGCGGAGCTGGCGCGGGCCGGGGCGGACGAGTTTCGGGGGCGGGCCTTGGAAGCGGTGGCGGCGGGGGGGGCGTTCCGGGTCGTGCTCTCCGGGGGCTCCACTCCCCGGAGCCTGTTCTCGCTGCTGGCCGGCGAGCCCTACCGCGCACAGCTGCCCTGGGACGCGATCCACTTCTTCTGGGGCGACGAGCGCCCGGTGCCTCCCGACCATCCCGACAGCAACTACGGCATGGCCCGGGAGACCCTGCTCTCGCGGGTGCCGGTCCCCCCCGCCAACGTGCACCGGATCCCGGGGGAAGAGGAGGACGCGGGGGCGGCGGCCGCCGCCTACGAGCGGACCCTCAAGGGATTCTTCCGCCTCACGGGGGAGGAGCGCCCGCGCTTCGACCTCGTGTACCTGGGCCTGGGGCCCGACGGGCACACCGCCTCTCTCTTCCCGGGCACGAAGGCGCTCCACGAGGAGCGACGTTTGGTGGTGGCGAACTGGGTCGGCAAGCTCTACACCCACCGCATCACCCTCACCGCCCCCGTCCTCAACGCTGCCGCCCTCGTCGTCTTCCTGGTGGCGGGGGCGGACAAGGCCGTGCCCTTGAAGGCGGTCCTGGAGGGCCCGCGCGAACCCGACCAGCTCCCCGCGCAGCTCGTCCGTCCCGAGGGCGGAAGGCTGGTCTGGCTCGTGGACCGGTCGGCGGCGGCCCGGCTGGGCAGCGGCCACAGCTGA